The window GTCTGGGCCTTCTTCTTCTACTTCGGCATCCCGCAGCTGACCGGCCAGCCGATCGACATCTGGGTGGCCGGAGTGCTGACGCTCAGCCTCAACGCCGGCGCCTACATCACCGAAATCGTCCGGGGCTCAATCCAGTCCGTGGACCCGGGACAGCTCGAAGCCAGCCGCAGCCTCGGCCTGGGCTACGCCAAGTCCATGCAAAAAGTCGTGGTCCCGCAAGCTTTCAAGATCATGACCCCCTCCCTGATCAACCAGCTGATCATCATGCTTAAAGACAGCTCGCTGCTGCTCGCCATCGGCTTCGCCGAACTGCTCTACCAGGGCCAGCAAATCTACGCCGGCAACTTCCGGATCACCGAAACCCTGCTGATCGTCGCAGTCCTGTACTTTGTGGTGATCATGCTCCTGACCAAGCTGGCAAACGTTGCGGATAAGAGGTTCAACAAATGACCACGGCAGTCACTGCACCCAGCAAAATCTCCGTCCGGGAGCTGAAGAAGTCCTTTGGCTCCAATGAAGTTCTCAAGGGCATCAACGCCGAGGTGGCCGAGGGTGAGGTGGTTTGTGTGATCGGACCCTCGGGGTCCGGAAAGTCCACGTTCCTGCGCTGCCTGAACAAGCTCGATGACATCACCGCCGGCCACGTCACCGTGGACGGCTTCGACGTCACCGACCCCAAGGTCGACATCAATGAGGTCCGCCGGCACATCGGCATGGTCTTCCAGCACTTCAACCTGTTCCCGCACATGTCTGTGCTCGAGAACATCATGCTGGCGCCGGTTGAGTCGAAGAAGCTGGGTAAGGACGAAGCGAAGGCCAGCGCCCTCAAGCTGCTGGACCGCGTCGGGCTCGCGGAGAAGGCCGACGCCCGCCCCGCGTCCCTCTCCGGCGGCCAGAAGCAGCGCGTCGCGATCGCCCGGGCACTGGCGATGAACCCGGACATCATGCTCTTTGATGAGGCCACCTCTGCGCTGGACCCGGAAATGGTGGGCGAAGTGCTGCAGGTGATCAAGGATCTCGCCGGCGAGGGCATGACGATGGTACTGGTTACCCATGAAATGGGCTTCGCCCGCGAAGTGGCCGACCGGGTGCTGTTCATGGCAGACGGGGTCATCTGCGAGCAGGGCGCTCCGGAGGAGCTGTTCGGCAATCCGCAGCAGCAGCGGACCCGGGACTTCCTCTCCAAAGTGCTGTAGTGTCACCCGCGCTCCGCCGGGGGCTGACACTCCGGCGGAGCGGTGCTACTTTGTCCGCATGGCCAGAGAACTTTTTGTCAACCTTCCGGTCCGGGACCTCGACACGACAGTGCAGTTTTTCACCGCATTGGGTTTCTCGTTCAATCCCGACTTCACCGATGAGAATGCCACCTGCATGATCGTCAACGACGGGGCGTACGTGATGCTGCTGGTCGAGGCGTACTTCAAGACCTTCACGTCGAAGACTGTGGCGGATGCCTCCGGGGCTGCCGAGGTCATCATGTCCTTCTCCCTGGACAGCCGCGAGGCCGTCGACGAGCTCATCCGGACGGCGCTGACTGCCGGCGGGTCGCCGTCCCAGGAAGCGCAGGACTTCGGCTTCATGTACACCCACAGCTTTCAGGACCCCGACGGCCACCTGTGGGAGGTCTTCTGGATGGATCCGGCCGGGCCGCCCAAGGAGGCGGCGCTCTGACCTGAGCTCTTTGGCCGGGGGTCCTGGGGCCGCCCGGGTGGGTAGGCTTTTGTCATGCGTGAACATGTGTGGCTGCTGCCGCTGAAAGACCTCGACGAGGACGCCCGCGCTATTAAGCTGGGCGAAATCGCCGGGCTCGAACTCATCAAGGACCAGCGGCGGTTCGTCGGCGACCCGCTGCGGATGGTTCTGACGGGGCTGGAAGAAGACTCCCGGCACCCCTTTGCCATCGACACCAACGGATCCGCCGTCGGTGTCCTGACCCTGCAGACCGGTGCCGCGAGCCTGGCCGGCTGGGCCGACGACGACTCGGCATGGTTGCTGCGCGGTTTCCTGATCGACCGCAGGTCACAGGGCCGGGGACTTGGCACCCAGGCAGCGCTGGCCGGTGCCCTCGCGGCCGCGAAACTGACGGCGGCCATGGGCGGCGGGCAGACCGGCGTCGTGCTCTCTGTCAACGAAGAGAACCCTGCTGCCCAGGCGGCCTACCGCAAGGCAGGGTTTGAGGACCGCGGCCGGTATCTGGGTGGCGACGCCGGCCCGCAACGGACGTTCTACCGGGGGTTTGGCGCGGGCCGTTAAGCAGTTGACCCGGACGGCCACCTCGACGGGCGAAAACGGACCGGCAGGACATCACCCGAGCCTGTCAACTATTACTGACGGTCCTCCCATCGTCAACTAAAGTTGACGATGGGAGGTCGGGATGAAAACACTTATTGGCTCGATGGACGGTAAAGGACCTGCGGAGGCGCTGTACGCGGTGGCCGGGCTGCGCAAGGAGGTGGCCCGCGCAGAGACGGAGGCGGTGCTGCGGGCACGCCAGGCGGGTCTGTCATGGGAGGCCATCGCCATCTGTCTTGGCGTGAGCAAGCAGGCTGTTCACCGGAAGTACGGGAAGCGCTGATGCGCGGAAAGTGGCGGCAGCCCGACAGTCGCTGGGTTAAAGACCGGAGGCCCCCACCAAGAGGTGGGGGCCGCCGTCGAGCAATCCTGCGGCGGAGAGCCGCTACAGCCTAGACGCCGTAGTAGAGCTCGAACTCGTACGGGTTCGGGCGCAGCGAGAGCGGACGGATCTCGTTCTCGTACTTGTACTCGATCCAGGTGTCGATCAGGTCCTGGGTGAAGACCCCGCCGGCCTGAAGGAACTCGTTGTCCTCGGCCAGGGCGTCGAGGGCCTCTTCGAGGGTGCCGGGAGCCTTGGGAATGTCCTTGGCTTCCTCGGCGGGCAGCTCGTAGAGGTCCTTGTCGATCGGAGCCGGCGGTTCGATGCGGTTGCGGATACCGTCAATGCCGGCCATCAGCTGGGCAGCGAAGGCCAGGTACGGGTTGGAGGACGGGTCCGGCGCGCGGAACTCGATGCGCTTGGCCTTCGGGTTGGAGCCTGTGATCGGGATCCGGATACCGGCAGAGCGGTTGCCCTGCGAGTAAACCATGTTGACCGGAGCTTCGAAGCCCTTGACCAGGCGGCGGTAGGAGTTCACGGTCGGGTTGGTGAAGGCAAGCACGGCCGAGGAGTGCTTCAACAGGCCGCCGATGTACCAGCGGGCCATGTCGGACAGGCCGGCGTAGCCCTTTTCGTCATAGAACAGCGGATCTCCACCGTTCCACAGCGACTGGTGGCAGTGCATGCCCGAGCCGTTGTCGCCGAAGACGGGCTTCGGCATGAACGTGACGGACTTGCCCCAGGCATCGGCGGTGTTCTTGATGACGTACTTGAACTTCTGCAGGTCATCAGCGGCGTGCGTCAGCGTGGTGAACTTGTAGTTGATCTCAGCCTGGCCGGCGGAACCAACCTCGTGGTGGCTGCGCTCGACCTCCAGGCCGGCTTCGTCCAAAGCGATGCACATGGCGTCACGGAGGTCGACCTGCTTGTCGGTGGGTGCGACCGGGAAGTAGCCGCCCTTGACCGGAGTCTTGTAGCCGAGGTTTCCGCCCTCTTCTTCGCGGCCGGTGTTCCAGTGTGCTTCCTCGGAATCGATCTTATAGAAGCTGCCCTGCGGGGAGGACTGGTACTGGACGTTATCGAAAACGAAGAACTCGGCCTCAGGGGCGAAGAACGCGGTGTCGGCGATGCCGGTGGAGGCCAGATAGGCCTCGGCTTTTTCGGCTACGCCGCGGGGATCACGGTGGTACGGATCGCCGGTGCGCGGGTTCACGATCGAGAAGTTCAACGCAAGGGTCTTCTCGATGCGGAAGGTGTCGAGGAACGCCGTCGTGACGTCCGGGATCAGCTGCATGTCCGACTCGGCGATGCCCTGGAAACCGCGGATCGAAGAGCCATCGAAGAGCTGGCCGTTGACGAAGAAGTCCGCGTCAACGCTCTTGGCGGGCACGTTGAAGTGCTGCTGTACGCCAGGGAGGTCGGTGAAGCGAATATCGACGAATTTTACGTCTTCGTCCTTGATGAACTTGAGGACTTCGTCCGCAGTCTTGAACATCTATGCTCCTTATGCAAGTGAAAGATCTGGCCGTCAGGCCGAGTGGTCCAGCGCAATCCGACAGCGGGGAAGACGCAAAAGTTTGCCCCGCTCCTATGCCGCTAGCAACTGTTACCACCCTAAGGACACAGGATTTCCCTGTCGTGTCCGCTTTGTTTCCGGCAGGTTACAGAATGCCCTGACACGTAAACGGTAGTCGCTGTCCACAACGTGGCCTATCCGTGCCCAAAGTGTGGGCCCCATTTGTCCACACTATGAACAGCGCGGCGGGATGCGATACGGCTAGTCTTAGAGGGTGGTTGATCGTAAAGACATAGGGTCCTGGCTCAGTGGGCCGGATACATCCGGCATTTCAAAGTACCCGGGCGAGCGTTTAGGCCTGCCTGAGTCCGGCCCGGGATCCATAGCCCGCGCCGGACGGCGCATCGCCGCCATCTGCATCGACTGGGGCATTGCCTTGCTGATCAGTAATTACGCCTTCGGCGGTGACCCCTGGGCAACACTGGCCATTTTCGCTATCGAGCAGGCACTCCTGGTCGGCTCCCTGGGGTACAGCATTGGGCACCGCATCCTGGGAATCCACGTGGTACGGCCCGGCGGCGGCCCTGCCGGCCCGCTGGCGGCTTTGGTCCGCAGCCTGCTGCTCTGCCTGGTGATCCCTGCTGTCATCTTTGACCCGGATCACCGCGGACTCCATGACAAGGCGATGAATACTCTGCTGGTCCGAAGGTAGCGCGCGCCGGTCGCAGACACGCGGCCGGCCCGGCGCTGGGCGCGCTGCCTGCCGCAGTCCCGCTTCATCGGGCCGACGCCTCCCGCCACGAACGGCCGCTAAGCGGCCGGCGGTGTGCCGGTTCGCCACGAACGGCCGCTAACAGGGTCGGCGGAGTGCCGGTTCGCCACGAACGGCCGCTAACAGGGTCGGCGGAGCGGCCGATCGTGTCAGACCGAGTGGCCCGGGCCGGTGTTTTGCCCCCGTTGCATCCCGTGAAGGACGGCAGGGCCAAACCGAGAGGCTATACGCCGGCCCCCTGGCGGGCCTGAGTCGATGCCACCGGCATTCCCCGGGCGGTGAGATAACCGCGGCGGCCGGCCCACTGCTCGAATCCGAGCGTGGCGAACGGGACCACCGCGGACAGTCCGGCGAACAAGGCCACCCGGAACGGCCAACGCTGCAGATGCCACAGGCCCAGTGCTGCGATGCCGTAGCCGATGAAGAATGCGCCGTGAATCGGTCCGGCGATTTCGACGCCGAGCTCCGTGGTCCGGGCGATCCACTTCAGGAACATGCCGACAAGGAGCGCAGCCCAGCTGCAGGCCTCGGCGATGGCCAGGAGCCGGAAGATGCGGATCAGGGCCGGGGTTGAGGGACGTTTCATGATTGCTCCGGTTTCTCCCGGCCGAAGGCGGGGCGAAGGGACAAGAGGGAAGGACTGCCGCAAAGAGGCCGGGGGCAAGAGAAACGCCCCGGCTGCCGGCCTGGAAGGCGGTTACCGGGGCGTCCCTGGTGCTCTGGCGTGGGGCCTAGCGTCCGCGGGCTGCCTTGCGGTCCGGACGGGCCTTGTAAGGATCGATGCCCTTGGGGATGGGAAGACGGCTGCCGAGCGAGGAGATCCGCTTCGATACCGTGCTGACCTCAAGCTTGGTCAGTTCGTTCTTCATTTTGGTCATCTTCTTGGAGACCTGGCTGATGGGAACCTGGCCTTCGCCGCGTCCGCTTTCAATGACGTGGATGGTGACGTTGGGCAGGATCCGGGCCAGGCGCTTGCGTTCGGCGTCGAGCAGCGGCTTGACGCGGCTGCTGGGCCCCTCGCTCACGAGGACGACGCCGGGACGGCCGATGGCGCGGAAAACGGCGTCCTGGGTGCGGGGGTTCACCGCGACAGGCTGCTCTTCCACGATCCAGCCGCGCTTGAGCGTGCCCAGGGCAGCCCCGGAAGCGCCGGGCTGGTTTTCGATCCGCGCGAAGGCAGCCCGCTCAGCGCGGCGGGACAGGATGAACGTGGCCGCCAGGATACCCAAGGGGATGCCGATGATCAGGCCGGTGATCCAGTTGTCCAGCAGGAATCCGACGCCGAAGCTGACAGCCACGACGCCGAGGAAAGCCAGCAGCATGAGCCACGGAACCATCGGGTCATGCTGGCGGGTCATCTGGAAGACCTCGCGGATCTGCTTCAGGCGGCTCGGCTTCTTAACCTTGGCTGCCTTGGGCTTACGCGAAAAGAGGCCGCGCTTCGGCTCATCGGCAGAAGGAGCGGACGTGCTGGAATGAGGGGAATTCGCCATAGTGCCTTAATTCTACGTGATGCACGGCTCAGGGCCGGACCCCGGATTCCTCCAGTGCCGGCCCTGTGCCGCAATCGCTAGGACTTAATCAGGAATGCGCCGCGAGCAGTGAGCTTGCTTCCTGGCGGGTGCTGCCGGAGGACTCGATGTGGGCGAGCTGGGCCGGGATTTCCCAGCCCTTCTTGCGCATCGCGGTGGCCCAGAGCCGGCCGGCGCGGTAAGAGGAACGGACCAGCGGACCGCTCATCACGCCGAGGAAACCGATCTCGTCCGCTTCCTGCTGCAGGTCAACGAACTCCTGCGGCTTGACCCAGCGGTCCACCGGAAGGTGCCGCTCGGAGGGGCGCAGGTACTGGGTGATGGTGATCAGGTCGCAGCCGGCGTCGTGCAGGTCGCGCAGGGCCTCGGAGATTTCCTCGCGGGTCTCACCCATGCCCAGGATCAGGTTGGACTTGGTGACCATGCCGAGCTTGCGGCCCTGCGTAAGGACATCCAGGGACCGCTCGTAGCGGAACGCCGGACGGATGCGCTTGAAAATCCGGGGAACGGTCTCGACGTTGTGGGCAAACACCTCGGGCTTGGAGTCACAGATCGCTTCGATGTGCTCGGGCTTGCCGGAGAAGTCCGGAATCAGCAGCTCGACGCCGGTGCCCGGGTTGAGCTCGTGGATTTTGCGGACCGTTTCGGCGTAGAGCCAGACACCCTCGTCGGCGAGGTCATCGCGGGCCACCCCGGTGACGGTGGCGTAACGGAGCTGCATCGCCTGGACGGAACGTGCCACCTTGGTGGGTTCGAAAACATCCACAGGGGAAGGCTTGCCGGTGTCGATCTGGCAGAAATCGCAGCGGCGGGTGCACTCGGAACCGCCGATCAGAAAGGTGGCTTCCTTGTCTTCCCAGCACTCGAAGATGTTGGGGCAGCCGGCCTCTTCACACACCGTGTGGAGGCCCTCCTTCTTGACGAGTTTCTTGAGCTGGATAAACTCGGGGCCCATCTGGACCTTGGCCTTGATCCAATCCGGTTTGCGTTCCACCGGGGTGGCCGCGTTGCGCTGCTCGATACGCAGCATTTTCCGGCCTTCTGGTGCCAGGGTCACAGTAGAGCTCCTTCGTGGGTTGCAACTAGCGCTTCTTCATTGTTGCGCAGTTCCTCGATGATCCGCGAAACGAGGTCGGCGGGGGTGATGTCCCGGCCGATCTCCTGCGAGACCGTGGTGACGCCGGCATCGGAAATGCCGCAGGCGATGATCTGCCCGTACGGCGCCAGATCGTTGTTGCAGTTGATGGCGAACCCGTGCATGGTGACGCCCTCGTGGACGCGGATGCCGATGGCGGCGATTTTGCGTGCAGGGCCCTTCTCGTCCTGGTCGATCCAGACGCCGGCCCGGCCTGTGATCCGGACAGCGTCGATTCCGTAGTCTGCCAGGACAGCGATGATCACTGCTTCCAGCCGCTCTACGTAATCGCGGATGCCGGCTTTGTTCCTGAGCTTGATGATGGGGTAGCCAATCAGTTGGCCCGGGCCGTGCCAGGTGAGTTTGCCGCCGCGGTCGACGGGAACCACCGGTGTTCCGTCAAAGGGCCGCTCGTGGTCCTCGGTGCGTTTACCCGCGGTGTAAACGGCGGCGTGTTCGAGCAGCAGGACTGTGCTGGGAGCGGTACCCGCGACGACCTTCTCATGAAGTTTGCGCTGGAGGTCCCAGCCGCGCGTGTAGTCGACAAATTCCGGGGCCAGACCCAGCTGGGAGAACTCAAGAGTCATGGCATCCAGCTTAGACCCGGCGTGTCATGGCAGCTGATTTTGTGGTGAAGCTCTCACCTGTGGATAACTTCTGCAGGAAACGGCGGGATCCGCTATTCCTTGGTGATGGAAGACTTTCCTCGCTCCAGCGCTCCCGTGGTTCCCGGGTACGACGTCGGCCGCTGTCTGGGGCGCGGCGGTACCGCCGCGGTGTGGCTGGCCACCGAGCGCTCCACCGGCCGCGAGTACGCGTTGAAGTGTTTCACTGCCAGTGACGGCCCGGACGGGGGCAGCGCTGAGGATTCTGCGCGGCGGGAGGTGCGCGTTCTCTCCCTCTTGGACCACGCGCATTTAGTGCGGGCTTACGGCGTGGTGCCGGTTGCCGGTGGAACCGGTGGGAACCTGGCGCTGACCATGGACTACGCGGCGGGCGGGTCGCTGGGCCAGCTCGTCGCCAGCAGGGGAACCCTGGGGCCGGGGGAGACGGTGACTGTCCTTACGCCGATCGCCCAGGCCCTCGCGTACCTGCATGCTCAAGGCTTCACGCATGGCGACGTTTCACCTGGCAACGTCCTGTTTACCGCCCAGGGAAAACCGCTGCTGGCCGACGTGGGCGTGGCACGCATGGTGGCTGAGACCGGGGCGGGAGCGGGCGCGGGAACGGAGGGTTTCAGCGACCCGGCGCCGGTGGACGCCGTCCGTGCGGGGCTGCTGCCGGAGCGCGACCTGTACTCGCTCGCTGCCGTGGGCTGGTTTTGCCTCACTGGCCATCCTCCCGAGCCCGGAACGCAGCGGCCGCCTCTGCCGTTGCTGGTTCCCGGCGTTCCGTCGGCTCTCGCCGCGGCACTGGAGTCCGGGCTTCAGGAGGACCGCAGACTACGGCCCTCTGCCGCCGAGTTGGCGGCCGCCTTTTATCACAGTGCCCCGGCGGCGCCCCTGGACCTCTCGGTCTCGGTCCACCCCACGGTCATTCCGCAGTTGCCGACACGGCGGGCGCTGCCGGGCACCGGACAGGGGCGTCGGATCGGACTGTTGCGGGCCCTGCCGCGGCGGCTCCGCGGTCCCCGGTTCAGCGCGCGGCGTCAGGGCGGTGAACCGCAGCGCACAGAACCCGCAGACCCGCTGTCCGGCGCAGCGCCATCTGCCCGCGGGAGAGCGACCGGACGGCGGTCCTCACATCGGCCGCTCCGGCGCCCCCTCCCGGTCTTCGCGGCCCACTCAGCACGGCCGGCCGGTGCCCTGCGGGCGGCAGCCGCCACTGTTGCGCTTCTGGGGGCCCTCGTGGCGGCGTGGGCTGTCTACGGTACCTGGACGCCGGGGTCGGTTCCAGGTTTGCCAGTCACAGACGCCGTTCCCGCCAGGGACGCCGGAGCCGGGAAGGGATCGGCGCCGGACGCCGGCGCGCCGGCCACCGCTGCGGCCGGGCTGTCTCCCGAAGTTCTGGCGCAGCTGGCGTCGCCGGACCCCGGCGTAGCAGTCCGCGGATTGGCCCGGCTCCGTTCCCGGGCATTGAACTCGGGGGACTTCGACCTGCTGGCGGACGTCAACGTTCCAGCATCGGCCGCGGCCGCAGCGGACAGACGCATCATCGCTGCGTTGAAAAAATCCGGTCGGGTGCTTTCCGGTTTCGATACCGTCCTGACCCGGGTAGCCGCGGAGCCGGCTGCTACCACAGAGGCCCGCGGCAAGCAGGCCGTGGTGGCAGTCACCGCGAGGACGCCCCCGTACCAGGAACTCGACGCCGCCGGAACTGTGCTTGCCGCGACCCCTTCCACCCCGGAACAGCGGCTGCGGCTGGTGCTGGCCTCGGTGGAAGGCCGCTGGCGGATCCAGGACATTCTTCCCGCCGACCCCGCCGACCCCGCCGGCACCGTCGAACCCGCCGTCGGCGCAACGAGTAACTCTGCGCCGGCCGGCTGACGGCCGCAGGCGATCCCTAAGCGTCCGGTCCGCTGCCTGCGACCCAGGCGGCTGCCTGGGCCAGCGACGGGTGCTGCCATTGGAAGCCGGCCTCACTCAGGACGGCCGGTTCCATCCGCTGGCTGGCGAGCAGCAGCTCCTCGGCAAGTTTGCCCATGACCAGGCGAAGCACCGGGGCGGGAACGCGGAGCACCGCGGGGCGGTGCAGGGCGGCGGCCAGTTGCGCGATCAAGGAGTTCATGTCCGCGCTCTCCGGCGCGCAAAGGTTCACCGGCCCGGAGAGCTGGCTGTCCAGCAGGAACGCGTAGGCGCCCGCAACATCCGGCAGGGTGACCCACGGCCAGTACTGCCGGCCATTGCCCATGGGACCGCCCACGCCCAGGCGCAGCAGCGGCAGAAGCTTGCCCAGGGCGCCCCCGGATCGGCTGAGGACAACGCCCGTGCGGGGAGTGACCACCCGGACTCCGGCGGGAGCCTCGTGCGCGGCCGCCTCCCAGTCGACGCAGATTCCGGCAAGCACACCGCTGCCGGCGGGGGAGTTCTCCCGGAGCACCGCCGGTCCGGCGCTGCCGTAAAAACCTGAGGCGGACTGGCTCAGGAAGACTGCCGGGGGAGTATCGAGGCGCCCCATCGCCGCCGTCAGCGTCCGGGTCGCCCCCAACCGGGAGCTGCGGAGTTCTGTGATGCGCGAGGCAGTCCACGGCCGGTCTCCGATGCCGGCGCCGGAGAGGTTCACGACGGCGTCGGCTCCCTTGAGTGCGGTGTCATCAATGCTGCCCTCCCCGGGGTTCCATTGGAACTCGTCCGGTGCGGCTGGCGGACGCCTGACCAGCGTGCCGACGTCGTGCCCGGCACTGCGCAAAGTGCTTGAAATGGCCGTTCCGATCAGCCCTGAGGCCCCGGCAATGATGATTCGCATGGTCCATCTCACCATGCCCGGCGCAGCGGGTACACCTCCCGGCGGGACGGCCGGCCGTGACTATGATCAGACGATGACTTCTTCCAGCTACTTCCGTTTCCCGCATCTGCACGGCGACCTGGTCACTTTCGTGGCCGAAGACGACGTCTGGATTGCGCCCCTCGGCGGCGGCCGTGCCTGGCGGATTTCCTCGCTGCAGCTGCCCGCCCGCAACCCCCGCTTCACGCCGGACGGCAAGCGGCTGGTGTGGACGGTCATCCAGGGAACATCGCCGGAAGTTGTCACGGCCGAGGTCGACGGCGGCGGTTACCGCCAGTTGAGCTTCTTCGGCCATGCGAGCACCAGGGTCAAGGGGTTCACCCCCGACGGCGCCGTGCTGGTCACCAGCGCTTTCCGCCAGGCCGACAGTCGCCTCACGCACGCTTACAGCCTGCCGGTCACCGGCGGCTGGGCCACCGAACTTCCGCTGGGCCCGGTGGAATCCGTCGCCTTCGGGCCGGCCGTCGGCGACGAACGGCCCGTGGTCCTCGCCAGCGTCCTTTCGCGGGAACCGGCCTGGTGGAAGCGCTACCGGGGTGGCACCGCCGGCAAACTGTGGATCGACGCGGACGGAAACGGCGAATTCGAGCGACTCGCGGCCGGGCTGGACGGGAACCTGACTGACCCCATGTGGGTCGATGGCCGGATCGCCTTCCTCTCCGACCACGAGGGCTACGGCAACCTCTACTCGGTGCTTCCCGACGGATCCGATCTGCGCCGCCACACAGATCACGAGGACTTCTATGTCCGGCACGCGGCCACCGACGGCCAGCGGGTGGTGTTCGAATCTGCCGGTGAGCTAT is drawn from Micrococcaceae bacterium Sec5.8 and contains these coding sequences:
- a CDS encoding amino acid ABC transporter ATP-binding protein; this translates as MTTAVTAPSKISVRELKKSFGSNEVLKGINAEVAEGEVVCVIGPSGSGKSTFLRCLNKLDDITAGHVTVDGFDVTDPKVDINEVRRHIGMVFQHFNLFPHMSVLENIMLAPVESKKLGKDEAKASALKLLDRVGLAEKADARPASLSGGQKQRVAIARALAMNPDIMLFDEATSALDPEMVGEVLQVIKDLAGEGMTMVLVTHEMGFAREVADRVLFMADGVICEQGAPEELFGNPQQQRTRDFLSKVL
- a CDS encoding VOC family protein, which encodes MARELFVNLPVRDLDTTVQFFTALGFSFNPDFTDENATCMIVNDGAYVMLLVEAYFKTFTSKTVADASGAAEVIMSFSLDSREAVDELIRTALTAGGSPSQEAQDFGFMYTHSFQDPDGHLWEVFWMDPAGPPKEAAL
- a CDS encoding GNAT family N-acetyltransferase; this translates as MREHVWLLPLKDLDEDARAIKLGEIAGLELIKDQRRFVGDPLRMVLTGLEEDSRHPFAIDTNGSAVGVLTLQTGAASLAGWADDDSAWLLRGFLIDRRSQGRGLGTQAALAGALAAAKLTAAMGGGQTGVVLSVNEENPAAQAAYRKAGFEDRGRYLGGDAGPQRTFYRGFGAGR
- a CDS encoding AsnC family protein, yielding MKTLIGSMDGKGPAEALYAVAGLRKEVARAETEAVLRARQAGLSWEAIAICLGVSKQAVHRKYGKR
- the glnA gene encoding type I glutamate--ammonia ligase; protein product: MFKTADEVLKFIKDEDVKFVDIRFTDLPGVQQHFNVPAKSVDADFFVNGQLFDGSSIRGFQGIAESDMQLIPDVTTAFLDTFRIEKTLALNFSIVNPRTGDPYHRDPRGVAEKAEAYLASTGIADTAFFAPEAEFFVFDNVQYQSSPQGSFYKIDSEEAHWNTGREEEGGNLGYKTPVKGGYFPVAPTDKQVDLRDAMCIALDEAGLEVERSHHEVGSAGQAEINYKFTTLTHAADDLQKFKYVIKNTADAWGKSVTFMPKPVFGDNGSGMHCHQSLWNGGDPLFYDEKGYAGLSDMARWYIGGLLKHSSAVLAFTNPTVNSYRRLVKGFEAPVNMVYSQGNRSAGIRIPITGSNPKAKRIEFRAPDPSSNPYLAFAAQLMAGIDGIRNRIEPPAPIDKDLYELPAEEAKDIPKAPGTLEEALDALAEDNEFLQAGGVFTQDLIDTWIEYKYENEIRPLSLRPNPYEFELYYGV
- a CDS encoding RDD family protein, with product MVDRKDIGSWLSGPDTSGISKYPGERLGLPESGPGSIARAGRRIAAICIDWGIALLISNYAFGGDPWATLAIFAIEQALLVGSLGYSIGHRILGIHVVRPGGGPAGPLAALVRSLLLCLVIPAVIFDPDHRGLHDKAMNTLLVRR
- a CDS encoding DUF3817 domain-containing protein; protein product: MKRPSTPALIRIFRLLAIAEACSWAALLVGMFLKWIARTTELGVEIAGPIHGAFFIGYGIAALGLWHLQRWPFRVALFAGLSAVVPFATLGFEQWAGRRGYLTARGMPVASTQARQGAGV
- a CDS encoding DUF4191 domain-containing protein; protein product: MANSPHSSTSAPSADEPKRGLFSRKPKAAKVKKPSRLKQIREVFQMTRQHDPMVPWLMLLAFLGVVAVSFGVGFLLDNWITGLIIGIPLGILAATFILSRRAERAAFARIENQPGASGAALGTLKRGWIVEEQPVAVNPRTQDAVFRAIGRPGVVLVSEGPSSRVKPLLDAERKRLARILPNVTIHVIESGRGEGQVPISQVSKKMTKMKNELTKLEVSTVSKRISSLGSRLPIPKGIDPYKARPDRKAARGR
- the lipA gene encoding lipoyl synthase; its protein translation is MTLAPEGRKMLRIEQRNAATPVERKPDWIKAKVQMGPEFIQLKKLVKKEGLHTVCEEAGCPNIFECWEDKEATFLIGGSECTRRCDFCQIDTGKPSPVDVFEPTKVARSVQAMQLRYATVTGVARDDLADEGVWLYAETVRKIHELNPGTGVELLIPDFSGKPEHIEAICDSKPEVFAHNVETVPRIFKRIRPAFRYERSLDVLTQGRKLGMVTKSNLILGMGETREEISEALRDLHDAGCDLITITQYLRPSERHLPVDRWVKPQEFVDLQQEADEIGFLGVMSGPLVRSSYRAGRLWATAMRKKGWEIPAQLAHIESSGSTRQEASSLLAAHS
- the lipB gene encoding lipoyl(octanoyl) transferase LipB, with the translated sequence MTLEFSQLGLAPEFVDYTRGWDLQRKLHEKVVAGTAPSTVLLLEHAAVYTAGKRTEDHERPFDGTPVVPVDRGGKLTWHGPGQLIGYPIIKLRNKAGIRDYVERLEAVIIAVLADYGIDAVRITGRAGVWIDQDEKGPARKIAAIGIRVHEGVTMHGFAINCNNDLAPYGQIIACGISDAGVTTVSQEIGRDITPADLVSRIIEELRNNEEALVATHEGALL
- a CDS encoding serine/threonine-protein kinase, whose amino-acid sequence is MEDFPRSSAPVVPGYDVGRCLGRGGTAAVWLATERSTGREYALKCFTASDGPDGGSAEDSARREVRVLSLLDHAHLVRAYGVVPVAGGTGGNLALTMDYAAGGSLGQLVASRGTLGPGETVTVLTPIAQALAYLHAQGFTHGDVSPGNVLFTAQGKPLLADVGVARMVAETGAGAGAGTEGFSDPAPVDAVRAGLLPERDLYSLAAVGWFCLTGHPPEPGTQRPPLPLLVPGVPSALAAALESGLQEDRRLRPSAAELAAAFYHSAPAAPLDLSVSVHPTVIPQLPTRRALPGTGQGRRIGLLRALPRRLRGPRFSARRQGGEPQRTEPADPLSGAAPSARGRATGRRSSHRPLRRPLPVFAAHSARPAGALRAAAATVALLGALVAAWAVYGTWTPGSVPGLPVTDAVPARDAGAGKGSAPDAGAPATAAAGLSPEVLAQLASPDPGVAVRGLARLRSRALNSGDFDLLADVNVPASAAAAADRRIIAALKKSGRVLSGFDTVLTRVAAEPAATTEARGKQAVVAVTARTPPYQELDAAGTVLAATPSTPEQRLRLVLASVEGRWRIQDILPADPADPAGTVEPAVGATSNSAPAG
- a CDS encoding TIGR01777 family oxidoreductase produces the protein MRIIIAGASGLIGTAISSTLRSAGHDVGTLVRRPPAAPDEFQWNPGEGSIDDTALKGADAVVNLSGAGIGDRPWTASRITELRSSRLGATRTLTAAMGRLDTPPAVFLSQSASGFYGSAGPAVLRENSPAGSGVLAGICVDWEAAAHEAPAGVRVVTPRTGVVLSRSGGALGKLLPLLRLGVGGPMGNGRQYWPWVTLPDVAGAYAFLLDSQLSGPVNLCAPESADMNSLIAQLAAALHRPAVLRVPAPVLRLVMGKLAEELLLASQRMEPAVLSEAGFQWQHPSLAQAAAWVAGSGPDA